In one Drosophila pseudoobscura strain MV-25-SWS-2005 chromosome X, UCI_Dpse_MV25, whole genome shotgun sequence genomic region, the following are encoded:
- the LOC4812372 gene encoding myb-like protein AA — MSPKVSFLCLLLLQLLNAAFGDVSHLEYTITPSSQVAYYHYPAPRQQLPQRVQQQQQQRYQPPQQQYQQLARQFAAPHLEHAAFTQALTSQGYVFGAPSAPLPAVQAAPQPPQQSQPLKAPKPAPLAAATGRSIAGGVASVSASTDANSLNLKLPVPFGLAPLNVAQLPLQAGAPYASVPHTTGLTSYGTPQIQRR, encoded by the exons ATGAGCCCCAAA GTATCCTTCctgtgcctgctgctcctgcagctgtTGAATGCCGCCTTCGGAGACGTCTCCCATCTGGAGTACACGATCACCCCCAGCTCCCAGGTGGCATACTACCACTATCCCGCCCCGcgtcagcagctgccacagcgagtgcaacagcagcagcagcagaggtaTCAGCCTCCCCAGCAACAGTACCAGCAATTGGCCCGACAGTTTGCTGCCCCCCACCTGGAGCACGCCGCCTTCACGCAGGCACTCACCAGCCAGGGATATGTCTTTGGAGCACCCTCGGCGCCACTGCCAGCGGTCCAGGCGGCACCCCAGCCCCCGCAACAGTCGCAGCCGCTGAAGGCACCGAAGCCTGCCCCACTTGCAGCTGCCACAGGCCGCTCGATTGCTGGGGGAGTcgcctccgtctccgcctccaCGGATGCCAATTCGCTGAACCTCAAGCTGCCGGTGCCCTTCGGCCTGGCACCCCTGAATGTGGCACAGCTGCCCCTCCAGGCGGGGGCGCCCTACGCCAGCGTGCCACACACCACGGGCCTCACCTCCTACGGAACTCCGCAGATCCAAAGGCGCTAG
- the LOC13036484 gene encoding extensin-2 → MLNISVALVGALICLGAAPALGSFFHGHAPAPAAVGVPVGVPFPVHVPVPVPSPVPVAVPAPVAVPAPVAVSDTVTVPAAYSYASVPSFYHAAPPPPKAHFNYAAAYAAPAPAIKYSLGTPVTTTTTTYTGYAAPPPPPPPQYAALPPLQYAAPPPLQYAAPHYAAPPYAAPARSQFLSRFAPPPGYQLAAAAPAFHGRYKLHFGAPPPSPAAVYGAPPPPAPSLSYGANQGW, encoded by the exons ATGTTGAATATT AGTGTGGCTCTGGTCGGTGCCCTGATCTGCCTTGgagctgcccctgcccttgGTAGCTTCTTCCATGGCCacgccccagcaccagcagcagtgggaGTTCCGGTCGGTGTTCCATTTCCGGTGCATGTGCCTGTGCCGGTGCCCTCTCCAGTTCCCGTGGCAGTGCCTGCTCCTGTGGCCGTGCCTGCCCCTGTGGCCGTGTCCGACACCGTGACCGTTCCCGCCGCCTACAGCTATGCATCTGTTCCTTCTTTCTACcatgcagctcctcctccgcctaAGGCACACTTCAACTATGCCGCTGCCTATGcggcccctgctcctgccatCAAGTACTCTTTGGGGACTCCAGTGACCACCACAACCACGACGTATACGGGATATGCggcgccgcctcctcctcctcctcctcaatACGCAGCACTGCCTCCGCTTCAGTATGCCGCACCGCCGCCTCTTCAGTATGCGGCGCCTCACTATGCAGCGCCCCCGTATGCCGCTCCAGCCCGTTCGCAGTTCTTGTCGAGATTTGCACCGCCTCCTGGCTACCagttggcagcagcagcaccagcattCCATGGCAGATACAAACTGCACTTTGGGGCGCCTCCACCATCGCCAGCCGCCGTCTACGGCGCTCCACCGCCGCCGGCGCCGTCTCTGTCCTACGGCGCCAACCAGGGCTGGTAG